Proteins from one Nicotiana tabacum cultivar K326 chromosome 23, ASM71507v2, whole genome shotgun sequence genomic window:
- the LOC107786256 gene encoding uncharacterized protein LOC107786256 yields MAWRQILFFNRRLISAPSNSSVPTGFVSFSSKSNPYIVKVGIPEFLNGVGKGVETHVEKLESEIGDFSKLLVTRTLKLKKLGIPCKHRKLILKYTHKYRLGLWRPRAEPVKA; encoded by the exons ATGGCGTGGAGGCAAATTCTATTTTTCAACAGAAGATTAATCTCAGCACCTTCAAACTCGTCGGTGCCAACTGGGTTCGTTAGCTTTTCCTCCAAATCCAATCCTTACATAG TGAAGGTAGGGATACCAGAGTTCTTGAATGGAGTGGGGAAGGGAGTAGAGACTCACGTTGAGAAGCTAGAATCTGAGATTGGAGATTTCTCGAAGCTTCTTGTTACTCGCACTCTTAAGCTCAAGAAACTTGGCATCCCTTGTAAACAT AGGAAGCTGATATTGAAGTACACTCACAAATATAGGCTGGGACTTTGGAGGCCCAGAGCTGAGCCTGTGAAAGCCTAA
- the LOC142177516 gene encoding uncharacterized protein LOC142177516, whose amino-acid sequence MSKAPSFNRFAGLLPIDVHDNGTNSVKLTDTLDSFVKAQVVIYDQKSPRYTSIDTKVAVTLATLSFFCRRPTILAVMEFVNAINVGEESCKSFSDISSSAITQHDSSKENVVDSQLFETADLPAVKGLLGKGKSRIMFGLTLNMARAQILLMKEDGSKLATLSQDNFLTDINVCCFHQL is encoded by the exons ATGTCAAAGGCTCCTAGTTTTAATCGTTTTGCTGGTCTTCTGCCTATTGATGTTCATGATAATGGAACTAATTCTGTAAAACTGACTGATACATTAGATAGTTTCGTGAAGGCTCAAGTGGTTATTTATGACCAGAAGTCACCTCGCTATACTAGCATTGATACAAAG GTAGCCGTCACACTTGCTACCTTGTCTTTTTTCTGTCGTAGGCCAACAATACTGGCAGTGATGGAATTTGTAAATGCCATTAATGTGGGAGAGGAAAGCTGTAAATCTTTCAGTGACATTTCTTCATCAGCCATTACACAACATGATAGTTCCAAGGAAAATGTGGTTGATTCGCAGTTGTTTGAGACAGCTGATCTGCCTGCAGTGAAAGGTTTGCTTGGGAAGGGGAAGTCTAGAATTATGTTCGGTCTGACACTGAACATGGCTCGTGCCCAGATCTTGCTGATGAAAGAGGATGGATCTAAGCTCGCTACCTTGTCTCAGGATAATTTTCTTACTGATATCAACGTCTGTTGTTTCCATCAACTTTGA